One part of the Luteibacter yeojuensis genome encodes these proteins:
- a CDS encoding ABC transporter permease subunit produces the protein MKAVMAIARRELWSYFVTPVAYVFMVIFLVLAGLLTFYTGDFYDRGLADLQPFFDMHPWLYLVLVPAVTMSTWAEERASGTLELLFSLPVTISQAVLGKFLAAWGFIGICLALTFPIWVTVNYLGDPDNGVVLAGYVGSWLMAGAFLAIGTCMSTSTRSQIVAFILTAAVCFLLLLVGQPQVLDFFQDSIPPKLLGAMGQLSITRHANAIARGVLDLRDLVYFFATIVAWLAASVVVLDLKRTR, from the coding sequence ATGAAGGCGGTGATGGCGATCGCGCGCCGCGAACTCTGGTCGTACTTCGTCACCCCCGTGGCTTACGTGTTCATGGTGATCTTCCTGGTGCTGGCGGGGCTGCTGACCTTCTATACCGGCGATTTCTACGACCGCGGCCTCGCCGACCTGCAGCCGTTCTTCGACATGCATCCCTGGCTGTACCTCGTGCTGGTGCCGGCGGTGACGATGTCCACCTGGGCGGAGGAGCGGGCTTCCGGGACGCTGGAATTGCTGTTCTCACTGCCGGTGACGATCTCGCAGGCCGTCCTGGGCAAGTTCCTCGCGGCCTGGGGCTTCATCGGCATCTGCCTGGCCCTGACCTTTCCCATCTGGGTCACCGTGAACTACCTCGGCGATCCGGACAACGGCGTCGTGCTGGCCGGATACGTAGGAAGCTGGCTGATGGCCGGCGCGTTCCTCGCCATCGGCACCTGCATGTCGACCAGCACTCGCAGCCAGATCGTCGCGTTCATCCTCACGGCGGCCGTGTGCTTCCTGCTGCTGCTCGTCGGCCAGCCGCAGGTACTGGACTTCTTCCAGGACTCGATACCGCCGAAGCTGCTCGGCGCGATGGGCCAGTTGAGCATCACCCGCCACGCGAACGCGATCGCCCGCGGCGTGCTCGACCTGCGCGACCTGGTGTACTTCTTCGCCACGATCGTCGCCTGGCTGGCCGCCAGCGTCGTCGTGCTCGACCTGAAGCGGACGCGCTGA
- the ppk2 gene encoding polyphosphate kinase 2, with protein sequence MGKKKHYEKALEDLQIELIGLTRWLRHTGKRMLVIFEGRDAAGKGGTIKAITDKLDTRAARVVALGKPSATEETQWYFQRYVAHLPCAGELVLFDRSWYNRAVVEPAMGFCTDEQYQRFMKACPVFEKMLVDDGIILIKYWLSVDQAEQEKRFAERAADPLKRWKLSPVDVKAREKYAEMGDLRDAMIQHTHTADAPWFVADFDDQKTGRLNVIRHLLDQVPDKLTPDKEFNLPPLKGKPKKDKVTAKAERVPEVY encoded by the coding sequence ATGGGCAAGAAGAAACACTACGAAAAGGCGCTCGAAGACCTGCAGATCGAACTGATCGGCCTCACCCGCTGGCTGCGCCACACCGGCAAGCGCATGCTGGTGATCTTCGAGGGCCGCGATGCCGCCGGCAAGGGCGGCACGATCAAGGCGATCACCGACAAGCTCGACACGCGCGCCGCCCGCGTCGTGGCGCTGGGCAAGCCCAGTGCGACCGAGGAAACCCAATGGTACTTCCAGCGCTATGTGGCCCACCTGCCCTGCGCCGGCGAACTCGTCCTCTTCGATCGCAGCTGGTACAACCGTGCGGTGGTCGAGCCGGCCATGGGCTTCTGCACCGACGAGCAATACCAGCGCTTCATGAAGGCCTGCCCGGTGTTCGAGAAGATGCTGGTCGACGACGGCATCATCCTCATCAAGTACTGGCTCTCGGTCGACCAGGCGGAGCAGGAAAAACGCTTCGCCGAACGCGCCGCCGATCCGCTCAAGCGCTGGAAGCTCTCGCCGGTGGACGTCAAGGCCCGGGAAAAATACGCGGAGATGGGCGATCTGCGCGATGCCATGATCCAGCACACGCACACCGCCGACGCACCCTGGTTCGTGGCGGACTTCGACGACCAGAAGACGGGTCGCCTGAACGTGATCCGGCACCTCCTCGACCAGGTGCCCGACAAGCTGACGCCCGACAAGGAATTCAATCTTCCGCCGTTGAAGGGCAAGCCGAAGAAAGACAAGGTCACCGCGAAAGCGGAGCGCGTGCCCGAGGTTTATTGA
- a CDS encoding cytochrome c oxidase assembly protein, with protein MLDVVLKWIVPWEFSWVFLLAFAGTAWLYARGSRRLRVPGRRQVVFWAGMAMVYVSLHTYFDYFAEHEFFMHRIQQVLLHHLAPLLIVAAYPGTALRAGLPLAWRVRVRRAGRSLAWRTFAAMAFNPAFVTLFFVALILVWLIPDMQTLAMLDWRIYRAMNWSMIVSGLAYWWLVLDHRPKPPGRMSPGWRVLSPAITMTPQIVAGAIVTFSKTDLYPIFEICGRAFTLNVLTGQLIGGVIMWVPAAMIESIGGLLALRQWLHLSRNGRLPRRAVRPRRPTIAHP; from the coding sequence ATGCTCGACGTCGTGCTGAAATGGATCGTGCCCTGGGAGTTCTCCTGGGTATTCCTGCTCGCCTTCGCCGGCACCGCATGGTTGTATGCGCGCGGCTCGCGGCGCCTGCGCGTGCCGGGGAGGCGGCAGGTGGTGTTCTGGGCGGGCATGGCGATGGTCTATGTGTCGCTGCACACGTACTTCGACTATTTCGCCGAGCACGAATTCTTCATGCACCGCATCCAGCAGGTGCTCCTCCACCACCTGGCGCCGCTGCTGATCGTCGCGGCGTATCCAGGTACGGCGCTGCGTGCAGGCCTTCCGCTGGCCTGGCGCGTGCGCGTGCGGCGGGCAGGGCGCTCGCTTGCGTGGCGGACGTTCGCGGCCATGGCCTTCAATCCGGCCTTCGTCACATTGTTCTTCGTGGCCCTGATCCTGGTCTGGCTGATCCCGGACATGCAGACGCTGGCGATGCTGGACTGGCGCATCTACCGCGCGATGAACTGGTCGATGATCGTGTCCGGCCTGGCTTACTGGTGGCTGGTGCTCGACCATCGGCCGAAGCCGCCGGGTCGCATGTCACCCGGCTGGCGCGTGCTGTCGCCGGCGATCACGATGACGCCGCAGATCGTGGCCGGCGCCATCGTCACGTTCTCGAAGACCGACCTCTACCCGATCTTCGAGATCTGCGGGCGCGCCTTCACCCTGAACGTTCTGACCGGCCAGCTGATCGGTGGCGTCATCATGTGGGTGCCCGCCGCGATGATCGAATCGATCGGCGGCCTGCTGGCGCTGCGCCAGTGGCTGCACCTCTCGCGCAACGGGCGCTTGCCACGCCGCGCGGTGCGGCCGCGCCGCCCGACCATCGCGCACCCTTAG
- a CDS encoding GldG family protein: protein MRSLTLSRSFLLRLSLLGIAALFLVAIAISSMSLRTARMDLTADRVYTLTPGTQKIVDGLHKPLTLTLYFSEHATRDLPQLRSYEQRVHEMLREIAVRAHGRIRFRVIDPVPYSDDEDAAESYGLSPATGGSNGERVFFGLVGMGGTGDVPPQAIPFFDPAREAFVEYDIVKLLYELGMPTKPRLGVISTLPVEGNLVIGEPAWTVLRQLDQLADVTTIDPDGLTHIDDAVKVLLLIHPKHLSDDALYAIDQYVLRGGHLVVFVDPDAEMDNSPLVDSHGVVDDHDSDLRRLFEAWGVEYDPTKVVLDRSAALSIELNGSSLAHPAMLGVGPQDLNHEDVVTASLQRVNFSTAGFFELAPDTKARLVPLVQTSDEAEVVSAQRVRDAASDPSTLLDNYAPTHERYVLAARLRDTFHSAFPEREEKGHLSQAAAPGEVVLVGDTDLLSDRLWIDVQPLLGQQQLTPFANNGDFVANIVDNLGGSTALLSIRGRVNSQRPFTKVRALQAAADRKFLVKKRELENELYETQRRLAELQPAKNSPAAATATVEQRREVEQYLQRKLAIGKELRDVQHQLNAEIDALGLRLKFINIVLVPGIVALIGLIYGWRRTRRSRRVV, encoded by the coding sequence ATGCGCAGCCTGACGCTCTCCCGCTCCTTCCTGCTGCGCCTGAGCCTGCTCGGCATCGCCGCGCTGTTCCTCGTGGCGATCGCGATCAGCTCGATGTCGCTGCGCACCGCGCGCATGGACCTCACGGCGGACCGCGTGTACACGCTGACCCCCGGCACGCAGAAGATCGTCGACGGCCTGCACAAGCCGCTGACCCTGACCCTGTATTTCTCCGAGCACGCGACCCGCGACCTTCCGCAGCTGCGCAGCTATGAGCAACGCGTGCACGAGATGCTGCGCGAGATCGCCGTGCGCGCGCACGGACGCATTCGCTTCAGGGTGATCGATCCGGTGCCGTATTCCGACGACGAGGATGCGGCGGAAAGCTATGGCCTGTCGCCCGCCACGGGCGGCAGCAACGGCGAGCGGGTGTTCTTCGGGCTGGTCGGCATGGGCGGTACCGGCGACGTGCCGCCGCAGGCCATTCCCTTCTTCGATCCCGCGCGCGAGGCCTTCGTCGAGTACGACATCGTGAAGCTGCTCTACGAACTGGGCATGCCCACGAAGCCGCGGCTTGGCGTGATCAGCACCTTGCCGGTGGAAGGCAACCTCGTGATCGGCGAACCCGCCTGGACGGTGCTGCGCCAGCTCGACCAGCTGGCCGATGTGACCACCATCGATCCCGACGGCCTCACGCACATCGACGACGCGGTGAAGGTCCTCCTCCTGATCCATCCCAAGCACCTGTCCGACGACGCGCTCTACGCGATCGACCAGTACGTGTTGCGCGGCGGCCATCTCGTCGTCTTCGTCGATCCCGATGCCGAAATGGACAACTCGCCGCTGGTCGACTCGCATGGCGTGGTGGACGACCACGACTCCGACCTGCGCCGCCTGTTCGAGGCATGGGGCGTCGAGTACGACCCGACCAAGGTGGTACTCGACCGGTCGGCCGCGCTGAGCATCGAATTGAACGGCAGCAGCCTCGCGCATCCGGCGATGCTCGGCGTGGGTCCGCAGGACCTCAACCACGAGGACGTGGTGACCGCCAGCCTCCAGCGGGTGAACTTCTCCACCGCCGGGTTCTTCGAACTCGCCCCGGACACGAAGGCCCGCCTGGTGCCGCTGGTGCAGACCTCGGACGAAGCCGAGGTGGTTTCCGCACAGCGCGTGCGCGACGCCGCGTCGGACCCGTCGACCCTGCTCGACAACTACGCGCCCACGCACGAGCGCTACGTGCTCGCGGCGCGCCTGCGCGACACGTTCCACTCCGCCTTCCCCGAGCGCGAGGAGAAAGGCCACCTCTCGCAGGCCGCGGCGCCGGGCGAGGTGGTGCTGGTGGGCGACACCGACCTGCTGTCGGACCGGCTCTGGATCGACGTGCAGCCGCTGCTCGGCCAGCAGCAGCTCACGCCGTTCGCGAACAACGGCGACTTCGTGGCGAACATCGTCGACAACCTCGGCGGCTCGACGGCGCTGCTGTCCATTCGCGGCCGTGTGAATTCCCAGCGGCCCTTCACGAAGGTGCGTGCGCTGCAGGCCGCCGCCGACCGCAAGTTCCTCGTGAAGAAGCGCGAGTTGGAGAACGAACTGTACGAGACGCAGCGCCGTCTCGCCGAACTGCAGCCGGCGAAGAACTCGCCGGCGGCCGCGACCGCCACCGTGGAGCAACGCCGCGAGGTGGAGCAGTACCTGCAGCGCAAGCTCGCCATCGGCAAGGAGTTGCGCGACGTGCAGCACCAGCTGAACGCGGAGATCGACGCGCTCGGCCTGCGCCTGAAGTTCATCAACATCGTGCTGGTGCCCGGCATCGTCGCCCTGATCGGCCTGATCTACGGCTGGCGGCGCACGCGCCGCAGCCGCCGCGTGGTCTGA
- a CDS encoding ABC transporter ATP-binding protein codes for MIETDRLTRCYGPLTAVDSLSLRAEPGQVLGLLGPNGAGKSTAMRMIAGFLTPTSGTARVCGHDVRREPLAAKRALGYLPEGAPSYGEMTIREFLVFMIRVRGLERDVAFRRFDEVVMRLELDEVLEQTIGTLSKGLRRRVGLAQAILHDPPVLMLDEPTDGLDPNQKHSVRMLIDAMARERTILISTHLLEEVHALCNRVAIIANGRLLADATPAELEARSRYHGAVSFSAAGSGVSREMLARIPGVAMVEVDPLDGRVTVFPRAGQPILDDVQALLRTQNLEVSEIQLERGRLDEVFRQITTQRGAQA; via the coding sequence ATGATCGAAACCGACCGACTCACCCGCTGCTACGGCCCGCTGACTGCGGTCGACTCGCTGAGCCTGCGTGCCGAGCCCGGCCAGGTGCTGGGCCTGCTCGGTCCCAACGGTGCCGGCAAGTCCACCGCCATGCGCATGATCGCGGGTTTCCTCACGCCCACCTCCGGCACCGCGCGCGTGTGCGGACACGACGTGCGCAGGGAGCCGCTGGCGGCGAAGCGCGCGCTCGGCTACCTGCCGGAGGGCGCGCCGAGCTACGGCGAGATGACGATCCGCGAGTTCCTCGTCTTCATGATCCGCGTGCGCGGGCTGGAGCGCGACGTGGCCTTCCGCCGCTTCGACGAGGTGGTGATGCGGCTGGAGCTGGACGAGGTGCTGGAGCAGACGATCGGTACGCTCTCGAAGGGCCTGCGCCGTCGTGTGGGCCTCGCGCAGGCGATCCTGCACGACCCGCCGGTGCTCATGCTCGACGAACCCACCGATGGCCTCGACCCGAACCAGAAGCATTCCGTGCGCATGCTGATCGATGCGATGGCGCGCGAGCGCACCATCCTCATTTCCACGCACCTCCTCGAAGAGGTGCACGCGCTGTGCAACCGCGTCGCGATCATCGCCAACGGCAGGCTGCTGGCGGATGCGACCCCCGCGGAGCTCGAGGCGCGCTCGCGCTACCACGGCGCGGTGTCGTTCAGCGCGGCGGGCAGCGGCGTGTCCCGCGAGATGCTGGCGCGCATCCCCGGCGTGGCGATGGTGGAGGTCGATCCGCTGGATGGCCGGGTAACGGTGTTCCCGCGCGCGGGCCAGCCGATCCTCGACGACGTGCAGGCCCTGCTGCGCACGCAGAACCTGGAGGTCTCGGAAATCCAGCTCGAGCGCGGCCGCCTCGACGAGGTGTTCCGCCAGATCACCACCCAGCGCGGGGCGCAGGCATGA
- a CDS encoding polyketide cyclase, which produces MTRLLEFIVALVIVAVLGVVVGVAMPSTGHVEREMLISKDLRQVYDVFSNFRRFPDYTVLRSFDPKVQFELSGKAYGPGAKIAWKASDEKVGDGSLEIASIDPNFAEISDAGKGTIVWNLENGWRGENKKFTIKLERAGRSQKLVKVNWSYDVDYGFNLISRFSNLYIHGDPDALIQFSLSNLQNLMASIPNIDYSKMVPSIVEQPAKPVLFVSTTAPRTLDDVDTASDKAMAEIQAAAKKLGVNIVSPRITFTTNWGDQNYTFDVAAEIDTTTLKIDGQDVEITAAQRPSLDAAPAEASTAAAPAAAAATATPGSKDRFGRVIVDGNVKAVLAFGGKALTAEWNGTGAGLPQTRQMLEAYSQTHGYKFDDVTYRAYDIQVKAPVNNKGTIEGYDEQKFEIYLPLQGDNIPDQTPEQEAGMKQPGLEESAPAGSSTAPAPAGTAPAPAGTTPAPAGTAAQ; this is translated from the coding sequence ATGACGCGTCTGTTAGAATTTATTGTCGCCCTCGTCATCGTCGCCGTGCTCGGTGTCGTGGTCGGCGTGGCCATGCCCTCGACCGGACATGTCGAGCGCGAAATGCTTATCAGCAAGGATTTGCGCCAGGTTTACGACGTTTTCAGCAACTTCCGCCGCTTCCCGGACTACACCGTCCTGCGGTCGTTCGATCCGAAGGTGCAGTTCGAACTGTCCGGCAAGGCCTATGGCCCGGGCGCCAAGATCGCCTGGAAGGCCAGCGACGAGAAGGTGGGCGACGGCTCGCTGGAAATCGCCTCGATCGATCCGAACTTCGCCGAGATCTCCGATGCCGGCAAGGGCACGATCGTCTGGAACCTGGAGAACGGTTGGCGCGGCGAGAACAAGAAGTTCACCATCAAGCTCGAGCGTGCCGGCCGTAGCCAGAAGCTCGTGAAGGTGAACTGGTCGTACGACGTCGATTACGGCTTCAACCTCATCAGCCGCTTCTCGAACCTCTACATCCACGGCGATCCGGACGCGCTGATCCAGTTCAGCCTGTCCAACCTGCAGAACCTGATGGCGTCGATCCCCAACATCGACTACAGCAAGATGGTTCCCTCGATCGTCGAACAGCCTGCCAAGCCGGTGCTGTTCGTGTCGACCACCGCTCCGCGCACGCTCGACGACGTCGACACCGCGTCGGACAAGGCGATGGCCGAGATCCAGGCGGCGGCGAAGAAGCTGGGCGTGAACATCGTCAGCCCGCGCATCACCTTCACGACGAACTGGGGCGACCAGAACTACACCTTCGACGTGGCTGCCGAGATCGACACCACCACGCTGAAGATCGACGGCCAGGACGTCGAGATCACCGCCGCCCAGCGTCCGTCGCTCGACGCCGCACCGGCCGAGGCCTCGACCGCCGCCGCTCCCGCCGCTGCGGCCGCCACCGCCACGCCGGGCAGCAAGGACAGGTTCGGCCGCGTGATCGTCGACGGCAACGTCAAGGCCGTGCTCGCCTTCGGTGGCAAGGCCCTGACGGCCGAGTGGAACGGCACCGGCGCCGGTCTGCCGCAGACCCGCCAGATGCTCGAGGCCTACTCGCAGACCCACGGCTACAAGTTCGACGACGTGACCTACCGCGCGTACGACATCCAGGTGAAGGCCCCGGTGAACAACAAGGGCACCATCGAGGGTTACGACGAGCAGAAGTTCGAGATCTACCTGCCGCTGCAGGGCGACAACATTCCCGACCAGACGCCGGAACAGGAAGCGGGCATGAAGCAGCCCGGCCTCGAGGAGTCGGCTCCGGCCGGTTCGTCGACGGCTCCCGCGCCGGCGGGCACGGCACCGGCTCCGGCCGGTACCACCCCGGCCCCGGCCGGCACCGCGGCGCAGTAA